Part of the Pseudomonas lijiangensis genome is shown below.
TCATGGATTCCTCTACCATGGCATCGGACGGCCAGTGGCGGGGCATTGTAAGGTGACCGCCGCCTGATTAGACTGCGCCGCTAACACCAACAGCCCTTACCAAGGACTTTTATGATCAAGAAATGCTTGTTCCCAGCAGCCGGTTACGGCACTCGCTTTTTGCCAGCGACCAAGGCCATGCCCAAGGAAATGCTGCCGGTGGTCAACAAGCCACTGATCCAATACGGTGTGGAAGAAGCGCTTGCAGCTGGTCTGAATGAGATCTCCATCGTCACCGGTCGCGGCAAGCGCGCACTGGAAGACCATTTCGACATCAGCTACGAGCTGGAACACCAGATCAAGGGTACGGATAAAGAGAAGTACCTGGTTGGTATTCGCAAGCTGATCGACGAGTGCAGCTTCTCCTACACTCGCCAGACCGAAATGAAAGGCCTGGGTCACGCGATCCTCAGCGGTCGTCCTCTGATCGGCAAGGAAGCGTTCGCCGTTGTTCTGGCGGACGACCTGTGTGTGAACCTCGATGGCGACGGCGTACTGGCCCAGATGGTCAAGCTGCACAACCATTACGGCTGCTCGATCATCGCGATCCAGGAAGTCGATCCGCAGGAAACCAACAAGTACGGCGTCATTGCCGGTGACGAAATCAAGCCGGGCCTGTTCCGTGTCACCGACATGGTCGAGAAGCCGAAGCCTGAAGACGCTCCATCGAACATGGCGATCATCGGTCGTTACATTCTGACGCCGGACATCTTCGAGAAAATCGAACAGACCGCTCCAGGCAAAGGCGGCGAGATCCAGATCACCGACGCCCTGATGAAGCAGGCTGCCGAAGGCAACGTGCTGGCCTACAAGTTCAAGGGCCAGCGTTTCGACTGCGGCGGCGCAGAAGGCTATATCGAAGCAACCAACTTCTGCTTCGAGCACTTCTACAAAACGGGCAAGGCTTACTGATTCACGCTCGCACGCTTCAAGACAAGGCCACCTTCGGGTGGCCTTGTCGTTTTCTGACTGACCGTTTAGCGGTTATGCTGGCCCATCGCTAAGGAGACAGTAATGGCTTACGACTTCGATCTTTTTGTAATTGGTGCCGGTTCCGGCGGTGTCAGGGCGGCGCGTTTTGCCGCCGGTTTCGGTGCGCGAGTGGCCGTGGCCGAAAGTCGCTATCTGGGCGGCACATGCGTCAATGTGGGCTGCGTGCCCAAGAAGCTTCTGGTGTACGGTGCGCATTACTCCGAAGATTTCGAGCAGGCCAAAGGCTTTGGCTGGTCGCTGGGCGAGGCGCAATTCGACTGGGCCACGCTGATCGCCAACAAGGACCGCGAAATCAATCGCCTCAACGGCATCTACCGCAATCTGCTGGTCAACAGCGGCGTCACGCTGCTGGAAGGTCATGCCCGTATCACCGGGCCGCAGCGCGTTGAAATAAACGGCCAGAGCTACAGTGCCGAACGCATTCTGATTGCGACCGGTGGCTGGCCACAGGTGCCTGACGTGCCGGGGCGCGAGCATGCCATTACCTCCAATGAAGCCTTCTATCTCAAGGAACTGCCCAAGCGCGTGACCGTGGTCGGCGGTGGCTACATTGCTGTCGAGTTCGCTTCGATCTTCAACGGTCTGGGTGCCGACACCACGCTGCTCTATCGCGGCGATCTGTTCCTGCGCGGTTTCGATGGCGGCGTGCGTGCTCACCTGCATGAAGAGCTGGTGAAGCGAGACATGAATGTGCGTTTCAACAGCGATATCGAGGGTATCGAAAAGCAGGCCGATGGCAGCCTGTTGTTGTCCCTCAAGGATGGCAGCAGCCTGGAGACGGACTGTGTGTTCTACGCCACGGGTCGCCGCCCCATGCTCGACAATCTCGGGCTGGAAAGCGTCAACATCAAGCTGGACGAGCGCGGCTACATTGAAGTCGACGAGCATTATCAGAGCAGCGAGCCTTCGATCCTGGCCATTGGCGATGTAATCGGTGGCGTGCAACTGACGCCGGTTGCGCTGGCCGAAGGCATGGCCGTGGCCCGTCGCCTGTTCAAGCCTGAGCAATATCGCCCGGTGGATTACAACCATATTCCGACGGCGGTCTTCAGCCTGCCGAACATTGGTACTGTTGGCCTGACCGAAGAAGACGCCATCAAGGCCGGGCATCAGGTGCAGATTTTCGAGAGCCGTTTCCGCCCCATGAAACTGACCCTGACCGACGTTCAGGAGAAGACGTTCATGAAACTGGTGGTCGACGCCCAGACCGACCGCGTGCTGGGTTGCCACATGGTAGGGCCGGATGCTGGCGAGATCGTTCAGAGCCTGGCAATCGCCCTGAAGGCAGGCGCGACCAAGCAGATCTTCGACGATACCATCGGCGTACACCCGACCGCCGCGGAAGAGTTTGTGACGATGAGGACGCCGGTTTCGCGGGCGCTGTAACACCTCTTGCAGCTTGGAGCTTGTAGCTTGGCGCCCGCTACAAGCCGCAAGCTTCAAGCTGCAAGCTGCAAGCGATTTTGCGGCGCGCCTAATATTCGCATTTTTCATAATTAGCTTATAAGAAAATGTGCTTTTTAATGATTTTGTTATGCGCTTAGTCTTGTCTGACAGGTTTCAAGTCATTCAGGAGCAATACCATGAGCAACGTCAGCGCTTTGCCAGTCCAGCAAGGGACTCCAGGCCCGGAAAAGTCAGGCAGTGTCCGGGATCGGGTTTCGCCAGAGGAGTGGGAAGTGCGGGTCAAGCTGGCGGCGGCTTATCGTCTGGCAGCCCTCAAGCGCTGGACCGATCACATCTACACCCATTTCTCCGCACGGGTTCCAGGCCCGGACGAGCACTTTCTGATCAATGCATTCGGTCTGTTGTTCGATGAAATCACGGCCTCGAATCTGGTCAAGGTCGATCTCGATGGCACCATCGTCGACGATCCCACAGGACTCGGCATCAACTACGCCGGTTACGTGATTCACAGCGCAATCCATGGCGCACGCCCCGATCTTCAGGCGGTGCTGCATACCCATACCCGTGACGGCATTGCGGTGTCTGCACAGAAGGACGGCCTGTTGCTGATTTCCCAGCATTCGCTGGCTTTCTCGGGTCGAGTGGCTTATCACGGTTATGAAGGCATCGCCTTGAACCTGGACGAGCGTGAGCGGCTGGTGGGCGACCTGGGCGACAAGAGCGTGATGATCCTGCGCAACCACGGTTTGCTGACGGCCGGGGTGAGTGTCGAGCATGCCTTTCAGCAACTGCACTCCCTGGAATACGCCTGCAATATTCAGATCGCCGCCCAGGCCGCAGGCAATGCGGAACTGGTCTTCCCGCCCGCAGAAGTGATCGCCACCGTCGAGAGTCAGGCCAAGGCCATCAAGGATGGTAACGGGCCGGGTGTGGCCAGGCACTGGAATGCGCTTATCCGTCAGCTTGAGCGCACCGATACCGACTACAAGACCTGATGTCGTGTGCTGACTGCAAATCACGGGACATTGCCCCTCTTGGGTGATGCTCGTTTTCAATTGTTGGTGTAGTGTGCGCACCCAAAACAAGGGGCGCATGCATGCAAAACCTGCTGAACGAAATTCTTGATGAAGTCAGACCCTTGCTCGGCCAGGGCAAGGTCGCCAATTACATTCCTGCGCTGGGTGAAGTTCGCCCCGATCAATTGGGTATCGCGGTCTATAGCAACAGCGGCGAAGTGTTCCATGCCGGTGATGCTGCCACGCCGTTTTCGATCCAGAGTATCTCCAAGGTCTTCAGCCTGGTGCAGGCCATCGGACATTCCGGCGAGGACATCTGGAAGCGCCTGGGGCATGAGCCTTCCGGTCAGCCTTTCAACTCGCTGGTCCAGCTGGAGTTCGAGCGGGGCAGGCCGCGCAACCCGTTCATCAACGCCGGGGCGCTGGTGATCTGCGATATCAATCAGGCGCGCTTCGCTGCCCCCGCGCTGTCCATGCGTGACTTCGTGCGACGTCTGTGCGGCAACCCGACCATCATTTCCGATGCCAAGGTCGCGGAGTCCGAATACCAGCACCGTTCCCGCAATGCGGCTGCGGCCTACCTGATGAAGTCCTTCGACAACTTCAATGGCGACGTCGAAGACGTGCTGCGCAGTTATTTCCATCATTGCGCCCTGAGCATGAACTGCATCGATCTGGCGCGTGCCTTCGGTTTTCTGGCCAATCAGGGTTTCTGTACCCACAGCGGCGAGCAGATTCTGACGGCACGCCAGGCCACGCAACTGAACTCGATCATGGCCACCAGCGGTCTTTACGACGAAGCCGGCAACTTTGCCTATCGGGTCGGCCTGCCGGGCAAGAGTGGCGTGGGTGGTGGTATTGTTGCCGTGGTGCCGGGACGTTTTTCTGTTTGTGTCTGGTCCCCGGAATTGAACGCGGCGGGCAATTCGCTGGTCGGTATGGCAGCGCTGGAAAAGCTGAGTGCGAGGATTGAATGGTCTGTGTTCTAGACCTGTATCGAGAGAGGTAAGCAATTGAAGGGAGTGAAGTCTGGAACGCTCATGATGAGCCTTGCATTGGCGCTTGCCGGATGCAGCAGCCAGCGGGTTCAAGAGCCGGAATTGAGCCCTGATCAGGCGCGGGCGCAGATCGTGCGCCTGATGCCGCCCAAGACTCCGGATCGTCAGGAGTGGGCAGGCGATATCTATGCCGCGTTCGTGGCGCAGAGAATCGATCTGACCCCCGAGAACCTGTGTTCCGTGCTGGCGGTGACCGAGCAGGAATCCACTTATCAGGTTGATCCGACAGTGCCGGGAATGGCGAAGATCGCCCGTGCCGAGATCGATCGGCGTGCCTCGCGGCTGCATATTCCGGCGGCGCTGGTCAACGCAGCCCTGCGGATCCGTTCGCCCAGTGGCAAAACCTATGGCGCGCGGCTGGATGCGGCTCGTACCGAGAAGGAACTGAGCGCCATTTTCGATGACTTCATCGGCATGGTGCCCCTTGGGCAGACCCTGTTCGGCAATTTCAATCCGGTGCGCACGGGCGGGCCGATGCAGGTCAGCATTGCCTTCGCCGAAAAGCAGGCGGCCAATTATCCCTATGCGGTCGATGGTTCCATTCGCCGGGAAGTCTTCACCCGTCGCGGCGGCATGTACTTCGGTATCGCCCATCTGCTGGGTTACCCGGCCAGCTACACGCAGTCGATCTACCGTTTCGCGGATTTCAATGCCGGCTGGTACGCCAGCCGCAATGCCGCTTTCCAGAATGCGGTCAGCCGTGCCACGGGGATCGAGCTGGCGCTGGATGGCGACCTGATTCGCTATGATTCGACGTCTCCGGGCGCTACGGAGCTTGCGGTTCGCACGTTGGGTGATCGCCTGGACATGAGCAATTCGGCCATCTGGAATCAGCTCAAGCAGGGCGACACGTTCGAGTTCGAGGAAACCCGGCTTTATACCCGTGTCTTCGAGCTGGCCCAGAAGACTCAGGGCAAGCCGCTGCCCCGCGCCGTATTGCCCGGCATTGTCCTGAAAAGTCCGAAGATTACCCGCAAGCTGACAACGGCCTGGTTTGCCGAGCGCGTCGATGAGCGACGCGAACGCTGCATGCAGCGTTCTTCGGCAGGCGTTTGAAGCGTTCAGGGAAAGGCTTGCAGTTTCTCAATGGTCATGGCGTCCGGCTCACCCTCGAAGAAGGTGTCCAGCACCTCCTGGAACAAGGGATGTTCCGGTGCCGCGGCTGCAAACAGGGTCATGCTTGAATGCAGCTTGAGATCATCCGGGGAGCCGAAAATCTGTCGGGCCGAACGCTGCACCTGAGGTGCGATGGTTTTTGCACACAGCTCCAGACGCGGCCCCAGCAGCGGGTGCCGCAAATAGGCCCGGGCTTCATCGAGGCCGCTGATGGCATAGCGCTGCGCCATGGCGCTGTGTCCAAGGCCCCTGATCTGCGGAAATACAAACCACATCCAGTGACTGCGCTTTCTGCCGGCTTCGAGTTCGGCCAGTGCCTGCCGGAAAACCGGCTCCTGAGCGTCGACGAAGCGTTGCAGGTCGTAAGCATCGTGCATGATGTGCCTCTTTTTCACGTTGGGCCGGGGCCGTTTTGTGATATCAGGCCTGCTCTCAATCCATTCCTGTTTCAAGAGTTCCTGTACGCATGTCCCTTGTCCCTCGTTTGACTTCCTTCCTGCAACAGGCCGTCCGTGCCATGCAACTAGTCTGGACCACTTCACGAGCCTTGTCCCTCGGGCTGGTGCTGGCGACTCTGATTGCCGGTCTGCTGCCTGCACTGGCCGCCTGGCTGGGCCAGCGCATCGTCGACTCGGTGCTGGCTGCCATCGAACTCAATACGGCCACCGGCGATGCGCCGCTGTGGCCGGTCTTGCGTTATGTCTTGCTTGAGGCGGGCGTGCTGGCGCTGCTGGCCGCTGCTCAACGGGCGTTATCGGTTCAGCAGGCCTTGTTGCGGGTGCAGCTTGGGCAGAAGGTCAACACCCTGATTCTGGAGAAGGCCCAGACCCTTTCGTTGTTGCAGTTCGAGGATTCGGAGTTTTACGACAAGCTGGTGCGGGTCCGGCGCGAGGCGTCGGTGAGGCCGCTGGCGCTGGTTACCAAATCCCTCGGGTTGATGCAGAACCTGATTGCCCTGATGGGCTTCGCTGTGTTGCTGGTGCATTTCTCGCCCTGGGCTCTGTTGATTCTGGTGCTGGGCGCATTGCCGGTGTTCTTTGCCGAGGCGCATTTTTCGGGCAATGCCTTCCGGCTGTTTGCGCGCCGCGCCCCTGAAACCCGCAAGCAGAATTACATCGAAGCGCTGCTCTCCAATGAGGTTCACATCAAGGAGGTCAAGCTGTTCGGTTTTGCGCCGCTGCTGCTCAAGCGCTACCGGGATACCTTCGAGCGCCTGTATGCCGAAGACCGACAACTGACCATCCGCCGCGATGGCTGGGGTTTCCTGCTGGGATTACTGGGCACCGCAGCTTTTTACCTGACGTATGCCTGGGTGATTGTCGATGCCGTGCACGGGCGTATCACGCTTGGGCAAATGACCATGTATCTGGTGCTGTTCAAGCAGGGCCAGACTGCTGTGAGCAGCAGCCTGATGGCAATCAGCGGTCTGTACGAGGATGGGCTGTATCTGGCGGACCTCTACGAATACCTGGGGCAGCCGGTCCAGCCAGCTTCCGGCAGCCTGACCCAGGGCGTTTTGCCCGGCGATGGCCTGCGTTTCGAAGCGGTGAGCTTCAGCTATCCGGGTGCAAGTCAGGCGGCGCTGGAGAATATCGATCTGCACCTGGCGCCCGGTCGCAGCGTTGCGCTGGTGGGGGCCAATGGTTCGGGCAAGACTACGTTGATCAAGCTGCTGACTCGCCTTTATCGACCGGATCAGGGCCGCATCCTGCTCGATGGCAGCGATTTGCAGGAGTGGGACGAAGATGCCTTGCGTACCCGTATCGGGGTGATCTTTCAGGATTTCATCCGTTATCAGTTTCTGGTGGGCGAAAACCTTGGCGTGGGCGATATCACGGCCTTCGATGACGAGAGTCGCTGGAAGGAGGCGGCCTCTCAGGGAATGGCGGCCTCTTTCATTGCGCAGCTCGACAAGGGGTATGCCACCCAGTTGGGTCGCTGGTTCAAGGGCGGTCAGGAGCTGTCCGGAGGGCAATGGCAGAAGATCGCCTTGTCCCGCGCTTACATGCGGCGCGATGCCGACATTCTGATTCTCGATGAGCCGACCGCCGCACTGGATGCCGGAGCGGAAGCCGCGGTATTCGATCGTTTTCGCGAGTACGCCAAAGGGCGCATGACGCTGTTGATCTCCCATCGTTTTTCCAGCGTGCGCAACGCCGAGCATATCGTGGTGCTGGAGCAGGGGCGTGTGCTGGAACGTGGCGATCACGACAGTCTGATGGCGGCCGGTGGTCACTACGCAACGCTGTTCGATCTGCAGGCCGAAGGCTATCGCTAAGCGCTCTGCCATGCAGGTGTTGGCCGGCGGACACCAACAAAACACTTGCAGCGCCTGGGCTGAGGGCGTTTTATAGGGCCTCTTTGCCAGGCGCCGGAGCGCGCTCGTTTTTATCTGAACCAGACGGAGACATCGATGCAATTTCGTTCATTGGGCAAGACCGATATCTCGGTCAGCGCCATCGCGCTGGGCACCATGACCTGGGGCGAGCAAAACACCGAAGCCCAGGCTTTCGAGCAGATTCAGCTGGCCAAAAAGGCTGGCGTCAACTTCATCGACACCGCCGAGATGTACCCGGTGCCGCCACGCGGGGAAACCTACACCAAGACCGAAAGCATCATCGGCGAATACTTCAAGAAGTACGGTGATCGCAAGGATTGGGTGCTGGCCAGCAAGGTGGCCGGTCCTGGCCGCATGGAGCATATCCGCAATGGCAACCCGCGCCTGGATCGCGCCAATATCACCGCAGCGCTGGAGGGCAGCCTCAAGCGTCTGAACACCGATTATCTGGATCTGTACCAACTGCACTGGCCGGATCGCAAGACCAATTTCTTCGGCGTGCTGGGCTATCAGCATGACCCGGACGATTCGGCGGTGGAAATCGAAGAAACCCTGTCGGTGCTGAACGACCTGGTCAAGGCTGGCAAGATCCGTCATTTCGGTCTGTCCAACGAAACCCCGTGGGGCACCCAGCGGTTCCTGCATCTGGCCGAAACCCATGGTCTGCCGCGTGCCGTTTCCATCCAGAACCCGTACAACCTGCTTAATCGCAGCTTCGAAATCGGCCTGGCGGAAATCGCGATTCGCGAGCAGATCGGTCTGCTGGCCTATTCGCCACTGGCGTTTGGTGTGCTTGCAGGCAAATACCTCGACGGCGCGCGTCCGGCTGATGGTCGTCTGACGCTGTTCGAGCGTTTCCAGCGTTACAACAATCCGCAGGCCGTGGGTGCTACCGCGCAGTACGTGGCACTGGCTCGCCAGCATGGCCTGGACCCGGCACAAATGGCCCTGGCCTATGTCACCAGCCGCCCGTTCGTGACCAGCAACATCATCGGTGCGACCACGCTTGAGCAACTGGCCGTCAACCTGGCGAGCATCGATGTCTCGTTGTCCGATGAGGTTGTTGCCGGTATCGAAGCTATTCATGTCGGGCAACCCAACCCGGCACCGTAACATTCAGCCCCCTCCCGGCCTGTGGAAGTAATGCCGATCAGTTAAGGCAATAAATCACTTTGTGGGAGGCAGCTTGCTGGCGACTTCAGCGTATAGACGCAGAATATCTGCCGGTTTTCAGGCCTTTTTCGCCAGCAAGCTGCCTCCTACAAGTTTGTGTGCGCCTTAACAGATCAGCATTGACGATTCGCTTGTGCGCGTGAAAACGCATTTGTAGCTTCTTATGCATTAATGGTATTTAAAAACTTACAGTTAATGGCATTAAGCTATAAGGCATCGGACCACCGGAGAACCTAATTACGTATCGATGAACGCTACCGTCCGCCGCACGGATCGCTCGTTGTTACCCGGGCAGAGAGGCCCGGGTCAGGGATTTAAAAGGGGAGCGGTATGGGGAGCTTTAAACGACACGTGCTGGGGACGGCCATTTTGTCAGCCAATTTGCTGACTGCCGGAACCTGGAGCGCCGCAGCACTGGCCGAGGAGGCCAAGGAAGAAAGCAAGACGCTCGATGCCGTCATCGTGACCGGTACGCGGGCTCAGGAGCGTACTGCAAGCGCTTCGTTGTCACCCATCGATGTCATTTCCGGCGACAGCCTGCGCAATTCCGGTTCTGGAGAGCTGGGTGCGGTACTGGCTCGTCTTATTCCTTCGATCAACTTTCCACGTCCCAGTCTGGTGGATGGCGCCGAGCTGACGCGTCCTGCGCAATTGCGTGGCCTGTCGCCTGATCAGGTGCTGGTGCTGGTCAATGGCAAGCGTCGTCATACATCGGCCTTCGTCAACCTGGGTGGCGCGGTCGGGCGCGGTTCGGCGCCGGCCGATCTGAACGCTATTCCTTTGTCGGCCATCGATCACATCGAAGTGCTGCGTGACGGTGCCTCGGCACGTTATGGCTCGGATGCCATCGCCGGGGTTATCAACGTCATCCTCAAGGAAGGCGACCATGGCGGTTCGATTTCCACTCAGTACGGCCAGTACAAGAAGGGTGACGGGATCAAGCGCAATATCTCGGGTAACACGGGTTTCGCCCTGGGCAGCAATGGCTTCCTCAACCTTTCCGGTGAGGGCGCAAACAACGACTATACCGACCGTGCCGGCAATGACCTTCGCCCTGCAAGCGTCGGCTCTACCACCTACGGCCAGCATGTCTTCCGTCAGGGTGAGCCGGAAACCGAAGAGGGCAAGATCCAGTTCAATGGCGGCTACAGCTTCAGCGATGCTGCCGAGTTCTACAGCTTTGGTGGTTACAGCAAGCGTCGCGGAGAAACAGCGGCGTTCTACCGGGCCAGTAACGCCTCGAACAACATCCCTGCCATTTTCCCCAATGGTTACCTGCCGCTGATTCACGGCACTCTGGAGGACACTTCTCTGGTGGCGGGCCTGCGTGGCGAGCTTGCCAATAACTGGCATTACGACCTGTCCGCCAACTACGGCAAGAACTCCTACGAGTTGCGCACCAAGACCATCAACACCTCTCTGGGTCTGGCCACTCCTCGATCGTTCTACAACGGCACGCTGACCAATGACCAGAAGCAGCTCAGCCTGGATCTGTCCCGTGAGTTCAGTGCGGCTTGGTTGCCATATCCGGTGTCGGTGGCATTCGGTGCCGAGTATCTGCATCAGGGTTATCAGATCGAGGCGGGGCAGGCCGAGTCCTATTTCCAGACCGGCAGTTCCGGGCTTGGCGGTTTCCGTGCGGCGGATGCGGGCAGCTATTCGCGGCATAACTTTGCCCAGTACCTGGACCTGGAAACCAATATCACCGAGAAGCTTGGCGTTTCGGCGGCCGTACGTCGCGAGGACTACAGCGACTTCGGCTCCAATACCAGCGGTTCGGTTTCGGCGCGTTATGATTTCACGCCGCAGGTCGCATTGCGCGGCAGTATTTCGACAGGGTTCCGTGCGCCGTCGCTGGCTCAGCAGAACTTTACCTACACGTCGTCACAACTGATCGGTAACACCATTCAGGAGGCGGGAACATTCCCGGCCAGCAGCAATGTGGCGCAACTTCTGGGTGCCGAAGACCTCAAGGCCGAGAAGTCCCGCAACTACAGCCTGGGGTTGGTGCTCAAGCCGCTGGACAACCTGACCGTGACGGCGGACGTCTACCGTATCGACATCCGTGACCGTATCTCGCTGTCCTCAAACCTGGTCCTCAACAACGCTGCAACCAGCTATTTGCAGGCCAATGGCGTCACTGACATCAATTACACCAGCGTTCGCTACTTCACCAATGCCACCGACACCAGCACCGATGGTGTCGATCTGGTTGCCAACTACCGCTACCAATTCGATAACGGTGTGGATTGGAACAGCACCCTGGGCTACAACTACAACCACACCAAGGTCACCAGCGTAAAAGCCAACCCTTCGGTGCTGGACCAGTTGGGTGTCAACCTGGTGCGTGTAGACCGTCGCGAGCGAATCGGTCTGCTGGGGGATACCACGCCGGAGCACAAACTCACCCTGGCCAACGATTTCACGATCGGCAACTGGACGCTGCACTCCAACCTGGTGCGTTATGGCGAGTTCACCAGCTATCAGGCTGCTGAAGTCAACGACCAGACCTTCAAGGCGGCCTGGCTGCTGGATCTGGCAGTGGATTACAAGCTCAAGAACTGGGTCTTCACAGTGGGTGGCGACAATGTTACCGATGAATACCCCGAGAAGCTGAACGAGTTTGCGTCCAGTGGCGGCAACCTGGCTTACAGCACCTTTTCACCTTATGGGTATAGCGGCGCGTTTTACTACGCACGTGCCACCTACAACTGGTAACAGTTGAGTTGTAAAAAAAACGCTCCCGCTTATGGCGGGAGCGTTTTTTTGTAAGGGATTTACCCCTGCCGGACGACAGGGGAACGTGAAGGCTGTCAGCTACCTTGAAGCGGCTTGGCATCCTGGAAGAAGTAGTCTTTCCACGACTCCGGCTTGTTCTTGATCGCACCGACGCGATACAGGAATTCGGCCAGCGGATACGTGTTCTTCGGGGTGATGGTGAACTGGAATTCCGGTTTGTCGATGATCTGCAGCAGTTCTGCACGATCGATCTTTGCCTTGGTGACGCGGATGTAGGTATCGGCCGCAGCGCCGATGTCCTTGCGAACGAATGCTTCGGCTTCCGACAGGGCTTCAATGAAGGCCTTGTAGGTCTTCGGGTTTTCCTTGCGGAATTTCTCGGTGGCGAACAGTACGGTCGGCGAGTTGGGCCCCAGCAGGTCGTAGGTGTTGAGTACGACATGCACGCCGGGGTTTTTCAGTTCCTGTTCCTGGAAGGGCGGGTTCGAGAAGTGTCCGGTCAGTTCGGTGCCTCCGGCAATCAGGCTGGCAGCGGCGTCTGGATGCGGCAGGCTGACGGTGTATTTGTCCAGGCGGGCGTATTCCTTGTCACCCCATTGTTTGGCGGCTGCATATTGCAGGTAGCGCGACTGTACGGAAACGCTCACGGCCGGCACGGCAATGCGGTCCTTCTCCGTGAAGTCGGCGATGGTCTTGACTTTGGGATTGTTGCTGACCAGGTAATACGGGAAGTTACCTAGCGAAGCGACGGCCTTGACGTTCTGTTTGTCTTTGGTGCGGTCCCAGATGGTCAGCAGCGGGCCGACACCGGCACCTGCGATATCGATGGAGCCTGACAGCAAGGCATCGTTTACCGCCGAGCCACCGGAGAGCTGGGTCCAGTCGACCTTGATCTCCAGACCTTCTTCCTTGCCGTGCTTCTCGATCAGGTTCTGGTCGCGCACGACGTTGAGCAGCAGATAGACGATGCCGAACTGCTCGGCGATCCGTATTTCACCTTCGGCCTGCGCGGTGGCAGGCATTATCAATGCGCCGGACATCAGTGCTGCACCCAGGCCGATGGCGGTTGCCAGGCGAGACAGGCGTTTCGTGGGTTTGTGCATACAAGGCTCCAGCTTCCAGGGATTTATTCGGATGTGGAGTGAGCTTATATGCATAAAAAATGTTAATTAAATAACATTTAAGAATAATTATATGATGAATAAATAGTGGCTATTTATAATCGTTGCGCATGTGGTCCGGTGTTTTTCATTGACCTGGCGACGGCTTGCCCGAAGCCTTCTTCGGCTTTGGTTTTTCGCCGGGCTCGCGCAGATGTTCCAGCGCCGCTTCCTTCTTTATCAGCAGCAATTCCAGCATGCGGTTCTGTTGGCGAGTGTCCGTGAGGCTTTGCTTGAGTTCGGTGTTCTCGTCCTGACTGGTGCGCAGCCGTTCTTCGAGCAGGGCGCATTGGGTGTGTGAGTGTCGGTACTGCTCGCTGGTGCTGGCAACTTGTTGGGTGGCCTGGCTCAACAGGTCCTTCTGGTCGTTCAGTGCCCTGGTCACGTTGCGGCTTTCTGTCAGCAGCCTTTCGTTGTCCCGGTTCAACAGGGTGATTTCTTCCTGACGCATTGCCAGGCTCTGCTGGGCCTGGCGCAGCTCCATCTGGACCTGTTGGAGCTGGCCTTCGTGGCGTTGTTGCTCGCGGGTGCGCTGCTCCATGATCGAGTTGCGATAGTGCTCCAGCGCTTCCCGGGCGTGCCGGTGTTTTTCTTCCAGTGACTGAATCTGCGCGTCCTTGTCTTGCAGGCGCGCTTCCAGATCGCTGTTGGCCTGTTGCAGCCTGGCATTTTCCGTCTGCTCGCCTTGCAGCGCTTGTTGGGTGTGGAGCAGGGCGGCGCTCTGTTGTTCGAAGGCTTCGGTCTGGCGTGTCAGTCGCTCTTGCAGCTCATCGATGCGCTGCTGCGCTGTGGCGAGGTCCTGCTGCATGGCGTTGCGATGAGCGTCGTGCTCGTCGCGGGCCAGATCGATACGTTCCTGGGCCTGTTCCTG
Proteins encoded:
- a CDS encoding ABC transporter ATP-binding protein, which produces MSLVPRLTSFLQQAVRAMQLVWTTSRALSLGLVLATLIAGLLPALAAWLGQRIVDSVLAAIELNTATGDAPLWPVLRYVLLEAGVLALLAAAQRALSVQQALLRVQLGQKVNTLILEKAQTLSLLQFEDSEFYDKLVRVRREASVRPLALVTKSLGLMQNLIALMGFAVLLVHFSPWALLILVLGALPVFFAEAHFSGNAFRLFARRAPETRKQNYIEALLSNEVHIKEVKLFGFAPLLLKRYRDTFERLYAEDRQLTIRRDGWGFLLGLLGTAAFYLTYAWVIVDAVHGRITLGQMTMYLVLFKQGQTAVSSSLMAISGLYEDGLYLADLYEYLGQPVQPASGSLTQGVLPGDGLRFEAVSFSYPGASQAALENIDLHLAPGRSVALVGANGSGKTTLIKLLTRLYRPDQGRILLDGSDLQEWDEDALRTRIGVIFQDFIRYQFLVGENLGVGDITAFDDESRWKEAASQGMAASFIAQLDKGYATQLGRWFKGGQELSGGQWQKIALSRAYMRRDADILILDEPTAALDAGAEAAVFDRFREYAKGRMTLLISHRFSSVRNAEHIVVLEQGRVLERGDHDSLMAAGGHYATLFDLQAEGYR
- a CDS encoding NADP(H)-dependent aldo-keto reductase translates to MQFRSLGKTDISVSAIALGTMTWGEQNTEAQAFEQIQLAKKAGVNFIDTAEMYPVPPRGETYTKTESIIGEYFKKYGDRKDWVLASKVAGPGRMEHIRNGNPRLDRANITAALEGSLKRLNTDYLDLYQLHWPDRKTNFFGVLGYQHDPDDSAVEIEETLSVLNDLVKAGKIRHFGLSNETPWGTQRFLHLAETHGLPRAVSIQNPYNLLNRSFEIGLAEIAIREQIGLLAYSPLAFGVLAGKYLDGARPADGRLTLFERFQRYNNPQAVGATAQYVALARQHGLDPAQMALAYVTSRPFVTSNIIGATTLEQLAVNLASIDVSLSDEVVAGIEAIHVGQPNPAP
- a CDS encoding TonB-dependent receptor plug domain-containing protein, with the protein product MGSFKRHVLGTAILSANLLTAGTWSAAALAEEAKEESKTLDAVIVTGTRAQERTASASLSPIDVISGDSLRNSGSGELGAVLARLIPSINFPRPSLVDGAELTRPAQLRGLSPDQVLVLVNGKRRHTSAFVNLGGAVGRGSAPADLNAIPLSAIDHIEVLRDGASARYGSDAIAGVINVILKEGDHGGSISTQYGQYKKGDGIKRNISGNTGFALGSNGFLNLSGEGANNDYTDRAGNDLRPASVGSTTYGQHVFRQGEPETEEGKIQFNGGYSFSDAAEFYSFGGYSKRRGETAAFYRASNASNNIPAIFPNGYLPLIHGTLEDTSLVAGLRGELANNWHYDLSANYGKNSYELRTKTINTSLGLATPRSFYNGTLTNDQKQLSLDLSREFSAAWLPYPVSVAFGAEYLHQGYQIEAGQAESYFQTGSSGLGGFRAADAGSYSRHNFAQYLDLETNITEKLGVSAAVRREDYSDFGSNTSGSVSARYDFTPQVALRGSISTGFRAPSLAQQNFTYTSSQLIGNTIQEAGTFPASSNVAQLLGAEDLKAEKSRNYSLGLVLKPLDNLTVTADVYRIDIRDRISLSSNLVLNNAATSYLQANGVTDINYTSVRYFTNATDTSTDGVDLVANYRYQFDNGVDWNSTLGYNYNHTKVTSVKANPSVLDQLGVNLVRVDRRERIGLLGDTTPEHKLTLANDFTIGNWTLHSNLVRYGEFTSYQAAEVNDQTFKAAWLLDLAVDYKLKNWVFTVGGDNVTDEYPEKLNEFASSGGNLAYSTFSPYGYSGAFYYARATYNW